tgtccaaaacctagtttgccacatccaggtagttggtttctccagaggcttgagtccgtggactatgcaatgtcttggttctgtccaaaacctaattttcctcatccaggtagttggtttccccagaggcctgagtccgaggactatgcaatgcattggttctgtccaaaacctagttttccacatccaggtagttggtttccccaaaggcttgagtccgtggactatgcaatgccttggttctgtccaaaacctagttcttcctcatccaggtagNNNNNNNNNNNNNNNNNNNNtccgaggactatgcaatgccttggttctgtccaaaacctagttttctctttgtgtgggatcttggctttggGGGAGTTaactcctcagccaagcccctagagtttatccacacggttaacgttaccaagtgcctagtttgctctttacgggggaccttagctttaagggagttagctcctccaccaagcccctagtcaagaaacacagtccctaacagaactttatactagaactctataaccaacggttagatatatcgaagaaactctatcgacccacttcctataccaacacacaagcctttcccacagacggcgccaattgcaAGGAcgcgatttggtgacgaacctaaacagtgtcgggttcacacgtgaaaaggcccctaacaatatcatttgtagagcgtgggtttggaaggctaggccttagtcgacaggcggtgggtttttcgcggtattcatacaagtttcggtttttctacacccctggagtctttctcctggaggtgggctgggaggctctggtttttggccatttttcccaaccccccttttaggttacttgttttttccttttatattcgcctgcgttcattgtccttcgtccacgtataggatcaacctttccaagattgatacttgtcccatcaacccatattcaaagtcgttgggggtggttgtaaaagtcaaagaatgtggctctgtcaggttcagagcattgaatggcagtaagggcagctttccctggatattttagatctttcttcctagtttcagtcctataccgtttttacccttctttcaggggggactttgggtctgccgaggactgagctgtcctcggcagtatccataggctattttgtcgagcttgggccgtagccctcctcggcttgggccttcggattctccccaggtagatgggcctggcccataaatcatttgggccccacaggaTGCAATACCATTTTTAAGAATTAGGTTTAAGGAATCTAATTTCTCTATACCTCAAAGTTGTCAATGTAATTTacctttaaatttttaaaaaatatattttcctttacatgaaaaaaaaaggtagaaattacacttttcacTTTAAATTATACCACATTTTATACTTACTTCCCAAACTATAAAAAAGCATGATCTACCCTATAAACTAAAACTTGTATAAAACTTTACCTTCTCCCGTTACTTTCTCAATTAAGTTTAATGGAATGTAGCATTAAAAGACTAATTTACCCTTTGTCGTCTGTTTTGGAGGAAAAGGTAAATTGGTCTTATAATACATGTTAGACTTaaccctaaaacaaacaacATATACTTAAATGTTACAAAGTTATAGTTTTGGTGGGTCAATCATGTATTTCAATAGTTAATGTGGGTCCAATATAAAATAGGGTATAATTAAGGGTAGGTGATGGGTCATGATgaggttggtttttttttttttttttttttttttttttttttttttttttttttttttttttttttttttttttttttttttttttttttttttttttttttttttttttttttttttttttttttttttttttttttttttttttttttttttttttttttttttttttttttttttttttttttttttttttttttttttttttttttttttttttttttttttttttttttttttttttttttttttttttttttttttttttttttaaagagtaaaTTCCACTAAGTTATCCTAAGGTTTAAGTTATTGTCAACAAAATTCaagatatttcaaaattaaccAACTCGGTCCTTAAACCCAACTTAGTTCCTATACACCGTTAGCTCAGTTAGTCATttttctcaactctctctctctctctctctcaaatccaCCAAAACCACCATCACAACCAAAAAACCTATACCAAAACCCAGTCAAACCCATagcaaaaaaatctataatgaaaaaacccaaaaaacttaTAGCAAACCACTACCACCACAACGGAATCCACAACCATCCCATAgcaaatccaccaccaccaccaaaaaccaaaataaattaacaaaatccaaaaaactcaCAACAAACTAAAACCTAACACCAGTTATCCACCATCACAataaaaccaccaccaccacaacgaAACCCTCAACCACCCCATAGCAAATCTagcaccaccacaaacccaaaaaaactcACAACAAACTAGAACCATCATTGGTGACCCACAACCATTGCAAACGACCACCTATAGCCAACCCAAACCGCCCAACCATTGTAGATCTAAGAGGGCACCCACCAAATTCAAATCTAAACCACCAAATTCACACACCACCACCATTGCCtaagagaggagagagacaatGAATGAATGAGTCGAAGAGAAGAGAGTAGCAATCGGgttggagagagaaagggatgagagagagaagagatttttgagggagagagagacatgGAAGATAGAGTGAAGATATGAGAGAGTTTGAGGGAGAAAGAAGAGCTAGgtttgagagaaaagagaagagataggtttgagagaaatgagaaaaatgacTAACGATGTGTAGGAACTAAGTTGggtttaggaaccaaattgatcAACTTTAAAATGTTTTAGACTTGATTGGTATTAGCTCAAAACTCTAAATAACTTAGTgaaattcatcatttttaaaatttatttataatgaaaggttagcattcacattagtttgtggaaaaatttctgtctattttaacataagaaTTTACTttgtctattttacatactttttaAAACACTCCACATCTGATTATCTAAtttacactacatttcattaaaatatcaaattttcttgatttttttaattgtttatctttctttacaCACAACAATCAttatttactcttttcttttatctttgaaatacataaaaaataaataaactactgttgaggacaaatttttcacaccacATGGCTTCATTTCATTGGCGACCCGCACCATGTCAACACTATCATGAATTTTAGGAAAATCTCTTCtaaagcccaaaagagcccatatttaGATAAAAATGCGTCAAAGCTCAAGGTTCAAGCTCATAGCACATCATCTTATTTTTTGGCTTATGATCTAAGTTCATGAGTCTCATCGGGGGAATTTTGGaagtcgtggtttggagggccaagaagtatgttcagtaaagctccagtggttcaaagttgataaaggaaagcaTGTTGCTTGGCATGTCTTCCCCAATTCCCTGAACTCTGACGAGTTAGTGTGTAATAGGTAACATTTGGGTAAGCTtctcatatcacataacacttaaaatgataaaactctctatgttctttacataaaaattaatgtccatcatataatataagtttagaaatgtaattatataatttcatattaactatattattatcatctaaatCAGTTCCAAAcacatggctaaatatatattaatatctcatatctagcattaaaaTACTCTCTTTACTCTCTAAGATTTGGTTAAGATACAAAAAGACCATAATTACATCTTTAAAACTTCATCAACTATCAACCAACTAgtctattacttaccaaaattatatatgggcTAAACGTTTGGATAGGCctctcatatcacataacacttaaaatgataaaactctccatgctctttacataaaaattaatgtccatcatataatataagtttagaaatgtaattatataatttcatattaattatattattatcatctaaatcaattccaagcacatggctaaatatatattaatatctcatatctagcattaaaaTACTCTCTttactctccaagatttggttaagatacaaaaaaaccataattaCATCTTTAAAACTTCATCAACTATCAACCAACTAgtctattacttaccaaaattatatatgagcTAAAGCATATATTTTTTCCAAGAGAGGAAACTTAGTCAAAAAATACCAACAGCAGCTACAGCGGAAGTTGCAAACAGCCCCAACAGAAGCTATTTTGCAGAAATAGCTTTAACGGAAGCTGTAGACAACTTCAGCAGAAGTAGAAACAGCTTTTACAGAAGTTGAAACAATTCCAGCACATTCTGCAGTAGCTCCAACTGTGGTACCTGAAAAATCTCATAAAACTTATTTCACCATCTTTAGtcaaatcatgaatttaatgccaAATACTTTCCTCCAAGCAAACGATGTCATTTAGATGACATCATCCAACTATAACAGCTATGCAGCCTTAAAGTCtcaaactttcttcttttggccaAAAAATGAAAGACCACTTACTTTGTTAAAGATTTTTCTTAATTTGCTAAGTTTCCTTTCAACTAGTTTTGATCTGGTTACATAGCTTGactctatataaagaggaccaagTTACAAACTAAAGGACCCCCCCTCTCTAATCTCCTCTCTGATCTCCCTCTTTGATCCTCTCTCTCAGATTCATCCCTCTCTCACCCTCTTATACACATTTTCACACTTCTCCAGTGGAGTCGCAGAATGTCGGGGGCGTTTTTTTGCGTGTAGCCACGTGCCTTTGAAGGTGTGGCTTTGCTAGGCCTAGATTTGTTTTAGGAGGGTCAATCCAGAACTCAATATTGGGCCACATAGACCAATGACTACTGgtgtatttttaagcctacaaaatagataaaactcaaaatcttagaataatgataatggttgaaataaataaataatatgcttagcaTAATAGTTTTGATTAAATGGTGATAAATCATTGCTAGACATACCTTATTATGATGAACATGAACCATGAACCGTAACTAGACATGAACTATTGGACTCATCTCATTTGTTGAACATTTgacacttaattaattattttctaatattggaTATCACTCAATATGCATAATAATAACGTATCAactcaccatttaatcaaaactattatgctaagcatattatttatttatttcaaccattatcatgattctaagattttaggttttatctattttgttgGTTTAAAAATACATCTGTAGTCATTAATCTATGTGACCCAATGTCAAGTTTCGAGTTGACCTCCTCAAAACAAATCGAACCTAACAAACCCACACCACCAAAGACATATAACTACGCGCAAAAAAATACCCCCAATAActactaaatataaaataaatagcgTCGGTATAAATATACATTTCGGTCCATTTGAGATAAAATTGGGTAAAATTTTCACCTTTCCTGATATGCATAAACCGACGTGAATGCTTTTTCTATTACACACTTTACAACTTGACAAGCTCAGACCTAGTGCGTAACGATGCAGACACGTAACAAGTGTTGAACACATGGCTGCATCGTACCGGGTGTAGTGCACACGAAACTAGACCCAATCCGTGTCTACCTTAACAAAGACAAATGGGACTCCAAAAAATCCAATAAGCAGTCGCTTCTCTCAGTCACTTCACCTGCCTCCTCGTTCTACCCGCCAAAAATGTACTCCAATACCAACATATTTaattctctcttatttttaattatctttttgacaaaaaaatctctccgtataatttttatatatatatatatatatatatatataataatccCACAAAATTTAACTGAGTTCAACTGCCCCACTCAGTGTCTCATTCGTTCTACTTGGATCTTAGTTGGGATCCCACCAAACATCAATGGCTGCTGTTGCTGTTTCTTCTTCACAAACTGAGACAAAGAGTAAGAACAAGGCCAAGGCCAAGGCCAAGCCTACGACAAAGAAATCTCTTGGTGTCCGTTTCATCAGAGGCCGACTCTACGATTCTCAGAATGGCAAAAGTTGTCACCAGGTTCAGTGCTTTACTCTTTCGcattcttctccaaaacccaacaaagaaaTCAGTTTTCTTTgcttacttttttattttttattttttttggatttgatccTAATGTAATGTAGGATTAGAGACAGTGGGGTGTAGATAAAAAGGACTTTTAGGATTCAGCATGTGGggtgtttcttttttgtttcctgCATTTTTTCTAGAATGAGTCTTTGAAGTGATCGATTGTAAAAATGTTGCAGTGCCGGCAAAAGACTTTGGATTTTGTTGCATCatgcaaaaataaaagtgaGAACAAGCAATGTACCTTCCATTTCTGTCACAAATGCCTCTTAAACAGGTCTGCTCTATTGTTTCATgataaactctctctcttctgttcTGTTTCTGCACAAAGTTCCTTTTTCAGTTGGGTTCGTTGTTTGATTATGAGTTAGATACGGAGAAAAGGCAGAAGAAATGGCTGTGTTGGATGATTGGATGTGTCCGAAATGTAGGGGCATATGCAATTGCAGTTTCTGCATGTGagtgcttttttgtttttctttcttgcttAATCAAAGCGTACCCCACCTTGAAAGTTGccttctttttgtgtgtgtgattttggGTGTACTTGATGAACCCGGGACTCGAATTTTATAGGAAGAAGAGAGGCTACCATCCTACTGGGAGTCTTGTGCATACTGCAAAGGCCAAAGGGTTTTCTTCGGTTTTAGAAATGCTGCGTGTTGAGGGCTCTGAAACTTTGGATTTAGAAAAGAGTTTGAGTCAGGTCAGCAAAGCAAGTGCCTCATCGAAAAAACGAAAAGCTACCAATGAGGTATGTcaatgttaaatttttattttttgcattatatatTATCTTTGGTTAAACCTCATTTGACAGTTTTGATTCGCAGAAAAGCTCAGGCCAATTGAGTTGTGTTTGTTAAATAGGTTCAAACTTATAGGGGATACCGGTCTTTTGAGTACCAAACGATGAATCATcctaaattttatgttttgttttttttctgtttttgggGCATCAAGTTGTTGGCCCTTGTTATCTGGACTCTGCACCTATATGTGTTTTCTGTTGCTTATGATTAAGCATTATCGACAGGAGTCAGTTATGGATTTGACAAGAGATTGCCGAAAGAGTAATGGTACTACTGGACAAAGTGATTCCAATTTCCAAGCTAAACCTCCAAAAATGAATGGCATTGGAATAGGAACTAATGGTAGCAAGCAGAGGAATTTGAGTAAAGACAATGGTACTAAAAATTCATGCAATGGCAATGAGGATGGTGATTCACTTACTGAGAAGAGTAGTTCTAAGAGACATCAGAGTACCGAAGAGGCATCTgtgcaaagagaaaaaacatgcaaaaggaaTCATGATGGCCAGTTGAGTGAGATGAATGGTGACAGTAAGATTCCAAAGAAAATGTCCCGACAGTGtgccaaaaaagaagaaaataaaaatgaagggCCAAACAACAAGAAAATTGATAATGATGCAGCCAAGCACAAGCCAGTTAAAGAATTGCACAAGTGTAAGAGGAATATTGTGGAAGCCAACAGAATTGAAATCCCGCTGCCTCAGGGCATTGAATTAAACAGTGTTGCTGCCATTGACATACATGCCGATGATGTTGGACATGCCTTGCAATTCCTAGAATTTTGTGAAGCTTTTAGACAGGTAGATACAACATACCAATGATATATTATTAAATCAATAATAGAGTCAGTCAGTTAGAAGCTGAAACTGTGCAGGTTGTCGAGTTTGAAGTTGTCactaattttcattctctttgtGATCCATTGGTCAAATGTTGCAAATGGCCTTGAAGTACCAACCTAAGGGCAATGGCGGTTTCATCTCACCaagttgttttttctttcttttggagtATATTTTGTTGTTAATTCTTGATTATGATTTGAATTATAGTACTTGAGTTCACAGATTGCATTTTTAGAGATACaaaaactcaacttttttttagatACTTTTCTCTTGCTCCCACCTTttatttccttctctctctacATTGTAGTTCCTCTCTTGTTATTTGTGTGAATAATTGAAAATGTAAGAACTGAGTTATCTTTCTTGCAAAACTTAATCAAGatactttttgttatttgtagattctgatgttttaatttttgcattGTATCAGGCCACAATAGTTCCTTTTACATCAATTTATATGACCAAAGATAGTGTACCTTTTAATTTAATACTGAGCattattttcctatgatcaTGTTGATCTTTAGGTTCTCGATCTAAAGAAAGGACAGCCTGAACAATTACTCCGGGAAATAGCATGCGGACGACGTCAACGCCGAGCACAGGATTCTCCAATTGTTCGCTTTCATATACAGTTGCTCTCTATGATACAAAAGGACCCAGTAAAAGGGTGTGTATGTTTACTTAGATGCCAGCTTATTCAAGTCCTATTGTCTGTTAAATTGGTTTTGGTGGtccttaattaaattttggatGCAGATATCCATCCTTAAATCAAACTATAGCAGGAGAGTCTTGGTTGCAATCTCTTACCAAATACATCTCTGAAACCCAGTACTTGTCAGAAGAAATGCAGATGAATTCTTTTGATGTGAACGGTGATGGATATTATATATTAGACTCCTCTAAGAAGCtcagaattttgaattttctctgTGACGAAGTTCTTGGCACTGAGTACGCGATAATATGCTGTGATAATTTCTTTAATATTATCGTTTGTTTTGTCATATGCATATTCATTTTTATCTTcattgtattttcttttgaaatttatgCTTTAGTTAATGATTTTTGCATTCAGGGATTTTAGGAGTTGGATTGATGTACAAAActcagaaagagagaagaaagcaaaggaaaatgttcttgctgaaaaagaaaaaagagaaaaggttCACTTGAATTTAGCTAACTTTCTGCAATAGCAATTATATATCACAATTAATCTCTTCTAACTAACCTGCTTTGTATAGgtgaaaaatattaagaaaaagcTTCAGGATGAGATGGCTGGAGCTATTCTCTTGAAAATGGGTACTCCCCTTTCCA
The Quercus lobata isolate SW786 chromosome 10, ValleyOak3.0 Primary Assembly, whole genome shotgun sequence DNA segment above includes these coding regions:
- the LOC115965481 gene encoding uncharacterized protein LOC115965481 isoform X2, which produces MAAVAVSSSQTETKSKNKAKAKAKPTTKKSLGVRFIRGRLYDSQNGKSCHQCRQKTLDFVASCKNKSENKQCTFHFCHKCLLNRYGEKAEEMAVLDDWMCPKCRGICNCSFCMKKRGYHPTGSLVHTAKAKGFSSVLEMLRVEGSETLDLEKSLSQVSKASASSKKRKATNEESVMDLTRDCRKSNGTTGQSDSNFQAKPPKMNGIGIGTNGSKQRNLSKDNGTKNSCNGNEDGDSLTEKSSSKRHQSTEEASVQREKTCKRNHDGQLSEMNGDSKIPKKMSRQCAKKEENKNEGPNNKKIDNDAAKHKPVKELHKCKRNIVEANRIEIPLPQGIELNSVAAIDIHADDVGHALQFLEFCEAFRQVLDLKKGQPEQLLREIACGRRQRRAQDSPIVRFHIQLLSMIQKDPVKGYPSLNQTIAGESWLQSLTKYISETQYLSEEMQMNSFDVNGDGYYILDSSKKLRILNFLCDEVLGTEDFRSWIDVQNSEREKKAKENVLAEKEKREKVKNIKKKLQDEMAGAILLKMGTPLSIAEHEDLVSKINLEAAQILEETLEARDVVFDKEQQSDAVRSEPIFLDEHGRKFWILRCYSEKRDILLQDVRRCDLISVPERWYSYDVEQKAIVMEYISSLRKLKK
- the LOC115965481 gene encoding uncharacterized protein LOC115965481 isoform X1, with amino-acid sequence MAAVAVSSSQTETKSKNKAKAKAKPTTKKSLGVRFIRGRLYDSQNGKSCHQCRQKTLDFVASCKNKSENKQCTFHFCHKCLLNRYGEKAEEMAVLDDWMCPKCRGICNCSFCMKKRGYHPTGSLVHTAKAKGFSSVLEMLRVEGSETLDLEKSLSQVSKASASSKKRKATNEHYRQESVMDLTRDCRKSNGTTGQSDSNFQAKPPKMNGIGIGTNGSKQRNLSKDNGTKNSCNGNEDGDSLTEKSSSKRHQSTEEASVQREKTCKRNHDGQLSEMNGDSKIPKKMSRQCAKKEENKNEGPNNKKIDNDAAKHKPVKELHKCKRNIVEANRIEIPLPQGIELNSVAAIDIHADDVGHALQFLEFCEAFRQVLDLKKGQPEQLLREIACGRRQRRAQDSPIVRFHIQLLSMIQKDPVKGYPSLNQTIAGESWLQSLTKYISETQYLSEEMQMNSFDVNGDGYYILDSSKKLRILNFLCDEVLGTEDFRSWIDVQNSEREKKAKENVLAEKEKREKVKNIKKKLQDEMAGAILLKMGTPLSIAEHEDLVSKINLEAAQILEETLEARDVVFDKEQQSDAVRSEPIFLDEHGRKFWILRCYSEKRDILLQDVRRCDLISVPERWYSYDVEQKAIVMEYISSLRKLKK